One segment of Aquimarina sp. BL5 DNA contains the following:
- a CDS encoding DUF5777 family beta-barrel protein: MRKLLFLLFLFPSITFAQDDLLDELASEVQEDNYVTSTFKGLKIVNFESTKLVNKRNLFFVVAHRFGSVENGIDDFFGLDQAVTQLKFIYGITDGLNVGIARSSFQKTYGGHIKYRIARQKKGGFPFTIVGYNLLTINTGLEKDQLPKLEFNNRLSYVSQILISKKVSKRLSLELAPSYLHENFVRFDDQDNSQFIMGVGGRYKLTNRFSLNLDYGYHFNRSSSSTFKNPLSIGFDIETGGHVFQVHFTNAQPMFENGFLGQGSGDWGDGDFFFGFNLSRVFDL; this comes from the coding sequence ATGAGAAAACTCTTATTCCTTCTATTTTTATTTCCGTCCATTACATTTGCTCAAGATGACCTGTTAGATGAGTTAGCGTCGGAAGTTCAGGAAGACAATTATGTAACCTCTACTTTTAAAGGACTTAAGATTGTAAATTTTGAATCTACAAAATTGGTTAATAAGCGAAACTTATTTTTTGTAGTTGCTCACCGTTTTGGTAGTGTAGAAAATGGTATTGATGATTTTTTTGGATTAGATCAGGCGGTTACCCAACTTAAGTTTATCTATGGTATAACGGATGGGTTAAACGTAGGTATTGCTCGTAGCTCGTTTCAAAAAACGTATGGAGGCCATATTAAATATAGGATCGCAAGACAGAAAAAAGGAGGATTTCCTTTTACTATTGTTGGATACAATTTACTAACTATTAATACTGGTTTAGAAAAAGATCAACTGCCTAAATTAGAATTTAATAATAGGTTATCTTATGTGTCTCAAATTTTGATTTCTAAAAAAGTAAGTAAAAGACTTTCGCTAGAATTAGCACCTTCTTATTTACATGAAAATTTTGTTCGATTTGATGATCAGGATAATTCTCAGTTTATTATGGGAGTAGGAGGGCGTTATAAATTAACTAACCGTTTTAGTCTTAATTTAGATTATGGGTATCATTTTAATAGAAGTAGTAGTTCGACGTTTAAAAACCCACTATCTATCGGTTTTGATATAGAAACGGGAGGGCATGTATTTCAGGTGCATTTTACAAATGCACAACCTATGTTCGAAAACGGTTTCTTAGGTCAAGGATCTGGAGATTGGGGAGATGGTGATTTTTTCTTTGGATTTAATTTGAGCAGAGTTTTTGATCTTTAA
- a CDS encoding YceI family protein yields the protein MKNFLFFLLLFVSASIVAQGKFITKKGTINFEASVPAFEEVKAKNTTVTAILNTDNGEFAALALMKGFRFKNALMEEHFNENYIESDDYPKATFKGNLLDFDNTNIQNEYTIKGTLSLHGKSKEIETKAVLNKDDDDTISITSSFITKAEEFDIKIPGIVSKKIADDVSVSFNFVLKKK from the coding sequence ATGAAAAATTTCTTATTCTTTTTATTACTATTTGTTTCAGCATCTATTGTTGCTCAAGGAAAGTTTATTACCAAAAAAGGCACTATTAATTTTGAAGCTTCTGTACCCGCTTTTGAAGAGGTAAAAGCGAAAAACACAACGGTAACTGCTATTCTAAATACCGATAATGGAGAGTTCGCAGCTTTAGCTCTAATGAAAGGATTTCGTTTTAAAAATGCTTTAATGGAAGAGCATTTTAATGAAAACTATATTGAATCAGACGATTATCCTAAAGCAACTTTTAAAGGTAACCTTCTAGATTTTGACAATACTAATATACAGAATGAATATACTATTAAAGGAACCTTATCATTGCACGGCAAATCAAAAGAAATTGAAACAAAAGCTGTTCTTAATAAAGACGATGATGATACAATTTCTATTACTTCAAGCTTTATAACCAAAGCTGAAGAATTTGATATTAAGATTCCAGGCATAGTTAGTAAAAAGATAGCGGACGATGTCTCCGTGTCATTCAACTTTGTTCTAAAAAAGAAATAA
- a CDS encoding heparin lyase I family protein produces MRSVLILFAFLAYFSAYSQVTLIADGPGDTYELITSKLAPGYKPIEAPGKKKGDCDNHSSFNDTHITEVFNQELQKNVFKFVIHVEEDNDRCKKFDRQRNEIKSYKSSPDNLKGVLGETVEYKWKFKLDKGFQPSKKFTHLHQLKAVGGFDKDMPLITLTARKGSVDRLELRYSSGLDQNTLTYVALSAFKGKWVDVIETVTYEEKGKAKFSILIKDLKTGAKILEYNDDTLRMWKTQADFIRPKWGIYRSLKHSSDLRDEEILFADFSITEI; encoded by the coding sequence ATGAGATCAGTTCTAATACTATTTGCTTTTTTAGCATACTTTTCTGCATATTCTCAGGTTACTCTTATTGCAGACGGCCCTGGAGACACCTATGAACTTATTACTTCCAAACTTGCTCCAGGTTATAAGCCCATTGAAGCACCAGGGAAAAAGAAAGGTGATTGCGACAACCATTCAAGTTTTAATGACACACATATTACGGAAGTTTTTAATCAAGAATTACAAAAGAATGTATTCAAATTTGTTATTCATGTCGAAGAAGATAATGATCGCTGTAAGAAATTCGATAGACAACGTAACGAAATTAAAAGTTATAAATCATCCCCTGATAATCTCAAAGGAGTTTTAGGAGAAACTGTAGAATATAAGTGGAAATTTAAACTGGATAAAGGTTTCCAGCCTTCTAAAAAATTCACACATCTACATCAATTAAAGGCTGTAGGCGGATTTGATAAAGATATGCCACTCATCACACTTACTGCCAGAAAAGGAAGTGTTGATCGCTTAGAATTAAGATATTCTTCTGGCTTAGACCAAAACACATTAACCTATGTAGCATTAAGCGCTTTTAAAGGGAAATGGGTAGATGTTATTGAAACCGTTACTTATGAAGAAAAAGGTAAAGCTAAATTTTCTATACTAATTAAGGATTTAAAAACCGGTGCAAAAATACTCGAGTATAACGACGATACTTTAAGAATGTGGAAAACACAAGCTGACTTTATTCGACCAAAATGGGGTATCTACAGAAGTCTAAAACACTCATCTGACCTAAGAGACGAAGAAATACTATTTGCTGACTTTTCTATTACAGAAATCTAA
- a CDS encoding nucleotidyltransferase domain-containing protein — protein MKSLKTLLYFSIFKYPLSAEEIYLFSAATDQSEIKNELEYLKKKGVISSDNSYYFLDGNLESVSRRIEGNKMAKSVMEKAIKKGVLIAKFPYVKAVGISGALSKNYHDKNGDVDFFVITESERLWVARTLLMLYKKIFLLNSRKFFCINYFISENSLEISEKNIFTATELLTLIPVSGDFTGFYNQNQWVSNFLPNLEIGKSSIKNLKNKPFITKAIELIFNTKIGNILEKLFLKMTLKKWNTKFQTLKKGDFDIAMKSTNNVSKHHPRNFQKKVIDRLNKRYNEFQLKYNIELEKEHA, from the coding sequence GTGAAATCTCTTAAAACCTTGTTATACTTCTCCATTTTTAAATATCCCCTTTCTGCTGAAGAGATTTATTTATTTTCTGCAGCCACTGATCAAAGTGAAATCAAAAACGAATTGGAATATCTCAAAAAAAAAGGAGTTATTTCTTCTGATAATAGCTACTATTTTCTTGACGGAAACTTAGAATCCGTTTCTCGACGTATAGAGGGTAATAAAATGGCCAAGTCGGTCATGGAAAAAGCAATAAAAAAAGGAGTTTTAATTGCTAAATTCCCCTATGTAAAAGCTGTTGGTATTTCTGGTGCTTTGTCTAAAAATTACCACGATAAAAATGGTGATGTTGATTTTTTTGTAATTACAGAATCAGAGCGTTTATGGGTAGCCAGAACTTTATTAATGCTGTACAAAAAAATATTCTTACTCAATTCTAGAAAGTTCTTTTGTATCAATTACTTTATTTCAGAAAATTCCTTAGAGATATCTGAAAAAAATATATTTACAGCAACTGAATTATTGACACTGATTCCTGTTTCTGGAGATTTTACTGGTTTTTATAATCAAAATCAATGGGTTTCTAATTTTCTACCTAATCTAGAAATAGGAAAATCTTCTATTAAAAATTTGAAAAATAAACCGTTTATCACCAAGGCAATAGAACTAATTTTTAACACAAAAATTGGTAACATTCTAGAGAAACTTTTTTTAAAAATGACTTTAAAAAAGTGGAATACTAAATTTCAAACATTAAAAAAAGGTGATTTTGATATAGCAATGAAATCAACTAATAATGTATCTAAACATCATCCACGAAATTTCCAAAAAAAGGTCATCGACAGGCTTAATAAAAGATACAATGAATTTCAATTAAAGTACAATATAGAATTAGAAAAAGAACATGCTTGA
- a CDS encoding radical SAM protein, with amino-acid sequence MLDILFSHSYYYPLDLKQWKNQTPYPPLGTIYAASLLREKGFTVDLFDTNLRDNPYEIEKEIIKKKPKFLVLYDDGFNYLTKMCLTTMRKAAFEMMRIGKSHECTIIVNSSDATDHHAKYLFNGADYIIKGEGELTLLELISALKNNQPIEKIKSLVYIKDEETITNPKREVLKNLDELPIPAWDLVDIDSYRKVWNNGGKEFTLNLATTRGCPFKCNWCAKPIYGNRYNTHSPEYIVKHIQYLQKKYKVERFWMCDDIFGLTPGWVQDFNLELKKQNVTLQYYIQSRVDLLLKEDTIDALAESGLQEVWVGAESGSQSILDAMDKGTKVEEIYNATTLLKEKNIRVAFFIQFGYLGETKSDISKTIKMIKELVPDDLGISVSYPLPGTKFYDKVKDDLRFKANWTDSDDLAMMFKSTYNSKYYKKLHRYVHKEYRKSQGLRFLKTTLKNPSKLSSIAVKRISYLLYYFPSAYIDAQILKRMEHINE; translated from the coding sequence ATGCTTGATATTTTATTTTCACATTCTTATTATTACCCTTTAGATCTTAAACAATGGAAGAATCAAACACCTTATCCTCCATTAGGAACTATATATGCTGCTTCATTACTAAGAGAAAAAGGGTTTACAGTTGATCTTTTTGATACCAATCTGAGAGATAACCCATATGAGATTGAGAAAGAAATTATAAAAAAGAAACCAAAATTCCTGGTTTTATATGATGATGGCTTTAATTACTTGACCAAAATGTGTCTTACCACAATGCGCAAAGCCGCTTTTGAAATGATGAGAATTGGAAAAAGCCATGAGTGTACCATAATTGTTAACAGTTCTGACGCTACAGATCATCATGCTAAGTATCTATTCAATGGAGCGGATTATATTATTAAGGGAGAAGGAGAACTAACTTTATTAGAACTTATTTCTGCACTTAAAAATAACCAACCCATAGAAAAAATTAAAAGCCTTGTATACATAAAGGATGAAGAAACGATCACAAACCCTAAACGAGAAGTTCTAAAAAATCTAGACGAATTACCAATACCTGCTTGGGACCTTGTAGATATTGATTCATATAGAAAAGTCTGGAATAATGGTGGTAAAGAATTTACTTTAAATCTTGCTACTACTAGAGGTTGTCCATTTAAATGTAATTGGTGCGCTAAACCAATTTATGGCAATCGATATAACACACATTCTCCAGAATATATCGTAAAACATATACAATATTTACAAAAAAAATATAAAGTCGAACGTTTCTGGATGTGCGACGATATTTTTGGCTTAACTCCTGGATGGGTGCAAGATTTTAATCTAGAGCTAAAAAAACAAAATGTTACCTTACAATATTATATCCAAAGTAGAGTAGATTTATTACTTAAAGAAGATACCATTGATGCTCTTGCAGAATCTGGGTTACAAGAAGTTTGGGTTGGAGCAGAGAGTGGTTCTCAATCTATTTTAGATGCTATGGATAAAGGAACTAAAGTAGAAGAAATATACAATGCTACAACCTTATTAAAAGAGAAAAATATACGCGTGGCATTTTTTATTCAATTTGGATACCTAGGAGAAACAAAAAGTGATATTTCTAAAACCATAAAAATGATTAAAGAATTAGTTCCCGATGATTTAGGAATATCAGTATCATATCCACTTCCCGGAACTAAATTCTATGATAAAGTAAAGGATGATCTTAGGTTTAAGGCAAATTGGACAGACTCTGATGATTTAGCTATGATGTTTAAGAGCACATATAATTCTAAATATTATAAAAAATTACATAGGTATGTGCATAAAGAATATAGAAAAAGTCAAGGATTACGATTCTTAAAAACAACTCTAAAAAACCCTTCTAAGCTTTCTAGTATTGCCGTAAAAAGAATATCATATTTACTATATTATTTCCCAAGTGCATATATAGATGCACAAATTTTAAAAAGAATGGAGCATATAAATGAATGA
- a CDS encoding T9SS type A sorting domain-containing protein, translating into MKLFTLIFVLFISFSTKAQVTLDANGPGDTYELINSVFAPTSGNVIEAPGVTGSSCDNHSTYSGTDGNRHIDEIFDADLGINVFRFIIHVDEDIDRDKCSTTDRQRNEIKTYAPSPDNLKGVLGETVQYKWKFKIDANFQPSGSFTHFHQLKSVGADSAEESQPLITLTARKASPDRLELRYAPTTSQSTLTTVNLSLLRGNWVEVVETVTYGETNNAIYNIIITNISTGAEILNYSSSELRMWKTNADFIRPKWGIYRSLNSSSDLRDEEVLYANFSVTENPTLSIPRISEKELFQVFPNPASASINFNLSTNTNNYEVLIIDGSGKLVTKLNGLGIDNKLDISNLAKGIYFIKLVDKKTNTFTIKKVIKTN; encoded by the coding sequence ATGAAACTATTTACGCTAATTTTTGTTTTATTTATAAGTTTTAGTACTAAAGCTCAGGTAACGTTAGACGCTAATGGCCCTGGTGACACCTATGAACTCATTAATAGTGTTTTTGCTCCAACTAGTGGAAATGTTATAGAAGCTCCTGGAGTTACAGGTAGTTCTTGCGATAATCATTCGACATATTCCGGTACAGACGGCAATCGTCATATAGACGAAATATTTGATGCTGATTTGGGTATTAATGTTTTTAGATTTATTATTCACGTAGATGAAGACATTGATCGTGACAAATGTTCTACTACCGATCGACAACGTAATGAAATAAAAACCTACGCTCCTTCTCCAGACAATCTGAAAGGGGTACTTGGAGAAACTGTACAATATAAATGGAAGTTTAAAATTGATGCTAATTTTCAACCTTCTGGAAGTTTTACTCATTTTCATCAATTAAAATCTGTAGGAGCAGATTCTGCAGAAGAAAGCCAACCATTGATTACCTTAACAGCCAGAAAAGCAAGTCCAGATCGATTGGAATTAAGATATGCTCCAACAACTTCGCAATCCACGCTTACTACAGTAAATCTATCACTTTTAAGAGGTAATTGGGTAGAAGTCGTAGAAACAGTTACCTACGGTGAAACTAATAATGCGATCTATAATATCATTATTACCAATATTAGTACCGGAGCAGAGATCCTGAACTATTCTTCATCTGAACTAAGAATGTGGAAAACAAACGCTGATTTCATTAGACCAAAGTGGGGAATATATAGAAGTCTAAATTCTTCTTCTGATTTAAGGGATGAAGAAGTATTATATGCTAACTTCTCGGTAACTGAAAATCCTACACTCTCTATACCAAGGATATCAGAAAAAGAACTATTCCAAGTATTCCCAAATCCTGCGAGCGCATCCATAAATTTCAATCTTTCAACAAATACAAATAATTACGAAGTACTAATCATTGATGGATCAGGAAAATTAGTCACTAAATTAAATGGATTAGGAATAGATAACAAATTAGATATCAGCAATCTTGCTAAGGGTATCTATTTTATAAAATTGGTAGATAAGAAGACTAATACTTTTACTATAAAAAAAGTAATAAAAACAAATTAG
- a CDS encoding class I SAM-dependent methyltransferase, translating to MNESFDIAAITYDSTFTHSKIGELQRNLVYGHLTEILPSNQELDILEINCGTGHDAIWLADQGHRVIATDISSEMISIAKSKQNGNDKHLEFLQLDINELETFNSDHSFDLIFSDFGGLNCLSPNQLNQFFITAEKKLKPNGSIVGVIMPRHCLMENIYFMMKNKFKQAFRRNTSDVVIANVDGIEVNTWYYNPKDIKKVSTEFFNTKKLKPIGLWIPPSYLESFFSNKLGVLKILSSLDMLFRRFAFLSKYSDHYLISLVKK from the coding sequence ATGAATGAGAGTTTTGACATAGCTGCGATAACCTATGATAGTACTTTTACTCATAGCAAAATTGGTGAACTCCAAAGAAATTTGGTATATGGTCATTTAACAGAAATACTGCCATCCAATCAAGAATTAGATATTCTAGAAATTAACTGTGGTACTGGTCATGATGCCATATGGTTAGCTGATCAAGGTCATCGAGTTATTGCGACTGATATATCTTCAGAAATGATCTCTATTGCTAAATCCAAACAAAACGGTAACGATAAACACCTAGAATTTCTACAACTAGATATCAATGAACTTGAAACTTTTAATTCCGACCATTCTTTTGATTTGATATTTTCGGATTTTGGAGGACTAAACTGTCTGTCTCCTAATCAATTGAATCAATTTTTTATTACGGCAGAAAAAAAATTAAAACCAAATGGTAGTATTGTAGGAGTTATTATGCCAAGACACTGTTTGATGGAAAACATCTACTTTATGATGAAAAATAAATTTAAGCAAGCCTTTAGACGTAATACCAGTGATGTTGTAATAGCAAATGTAGATGGAATCGAAGTAAACACTTGGTATTACAACCCAAAAGATATTAAAAAAGTATCAACTGAATTCTTTAACACAAAAAAGTTAAAACCTATCGGATTATGGATCCCTCCTTCTTATCTTGAATCGTTCTTTAGCAACAAACTAGGAGTTTTAAAAATATTATCAAGCTTAGATATGTTGTTCAGACGTTTCGCATTCTTATCAAAATATAGTGATCATTATTTAATCTCATTAGTCAAAAAATGA
- a CDS encoding B12-binding domain-containing radical SAM protein produces the protein MSIILTHAYYLSTDPKEQRIMKPYPPLGQLYIAGYLKERGLENYVFDTTFSSKEDQLVFIASKKPDVVAIYANLMTKVEVIKLIKTLITEAAYGFPKIILGGPDVTYNTENYLRSGAQYIVIGEGEETLYELHQAIINKTDILAVSGIAYLDNDKVVKTTARIKMKDLSVLPLPDREAIDMQKYLDTWKNNHGQSSMTISTQRGCPYTCKWCSTAVYGQSYRRRPANLVAQELAMLKREYNPDTIWFVDDVFTVSHKWLAEFHKEVIQQDAIIPFECITRAERLNDEVLQQLKEAGCYRIWIGAESGSQKIVDAMDRRVKVETVREAIQKTNQLGIETGTFIMVGYPGEDEKDIAETIHHLKVANPTHFTITVAYPIKGTSLYNEIENDITEQPDWDTSTDRDIDFRRTYHRKFYDFAVRRIVNEVNYFKNENSIKLKLKLKLKSIAALMFMKYYKLR, from the coding sequence ATGAGCATAATACTTACCCACGCATATTATCTAAGCACAGATCCTAAAGAACAAAGGATTATGAAGCCTTATCCTCCTTTGGGACAACTATACATTGCCGGGTATTTAAAAGAACGCGGTTTAGAAAATTATGTTTTTGATACCACATTTAGTTCTAAAGAAGATCAATTAGTCTTTATAGCGTCTAAAAAACCCGATGTAGTAGCAATATATGCGAATCTAATGACTAAAGTAGAAGTCATAAAGCTTATCAAAACACTTATTACAGAAGCTGCTTATGGTTTTCCAAAAATAATTTTAGGGGGTCCTGATGTTACCTACAACACTGAAAACTACTTAAGATCTGGTGCTCAATACATTGTAATAGGCGAAGGAGAAGAAACCTTGTATGAACTTCATCAAGCGATTATAAATAAAACTGATATACTTGCTGTTTCGGGAATTGCTTATTTGGATAACGATAAAGTAGTAAAAACTACAGCAAGAATAAAAATGAAAGATTTATCGGTGCTTCCTCTTCCTGATAGAGAAGCTATCGATATGCAAAAATATCTTGATACTTGGAAAAACAACCATGGACAAAGTTCTATGACCATTAGTACGCAACGTGGTTGCCCTTACACCTGTAAATGGTGTAGCACAGCTGTTTATGGACAAAGTTATCGAAGAAGACCCGCTAATCTTGTAGCTCAAGAATTAGCAATGCTTAAAAGAGAATATAATCCTGATACTATTTGGTTTGTTGACGACGTATTTACGGTAAGTCATAAATGGTTAGCAGAATTTCATAAAGAAGTAATACAGCAAGATGCTATTATCCCTTTTGAATGTATTACTCGAGCGGAACGCTTAAATGATGAAGTTTTACAACAGTTAAAAGAGGCAGGCTGTTATAGAATATGGATTGGTGCAGAAAGTGGTTCACAAAAAATAGTGGATGCGATGGACAGGAGAGTTAAAGTAGAAACGGTAAGAGAAGCTATTCAAAAAACAAATCAATTAGGTATAGAAACTGGAACGTTCATCATGGTAGGGTATCCCGGTGAAGATGAAAAAGATATTGCCGAAACCATACATCATCTAAAAGTTGCTAATCCTACACATTTTACAATCACTGTTGCTTATCCCATAAAAGGAACCTCTCTGTATAATGAAATTGAAAATGATATTACAGAACAACCGGATTGGGACACCTCTACCGATAGAGATATTGATTTTAGGAGAACCTACCACCGTAAATTCTATGATTTTGCTGTAAGACGAATTGTTAATGAAGTAAATTATTTTAAAAACGAAAACAGCATAAAATTAAAATTAAAATTAAAATTAAAATCGATCGCCGCTTTAATGTTCATGAAGTATTATAAATTGAGATAG
- a CDS encoding T9SS type A sorting domain-containing protein, producing MKNLLLLLTTLGSFSFISAQTYDNSTYFINEIIPSPPNSSSTLVNHTDNTSVADHKFDADDTFEYFEFRGTPNATIDDGVYFIVVDGDGDDSDVGSNIGKVRDAIDLSGLTFGSNGILSIVANMTFEAGSVDQSGANIEGTKMTNPYAAALAASGANVITVELEGTPVWTDELDPEDGSLDTLNNFTSVSAVTNSIGYDGSINDQSSTYMLIKSTTGSPKDLIIDTDENGIIDDATAAPGADHLSWTIYDSVSILDDDDISSPEVGEFAYGQIIFVEILTDSDPFLNYDNTLSTVVTLQQYPMYIARFDGTTGYVGGTDWMAGRLNSNSFPEWQISTNEARNIPVSLTGTTVPLDTYGEPNITTNVLSITEQELTEDFSFFPNPTTNVINISSKNDIISSIEVVNITGQILIQKDSNLDVIDLTDFSTGLYYMNIYGDGAKITKAIVKN from the coding sequence ATGAAAAATTTATTACTATTATTAACTACTTTGGGTAGTTTTAGCTTTATATCAGCTCAAACTTACGACAACAGCACTTACTTCATCAATGAGATAATTCCTAGTCCTCCTAATTCTTCATCAACATTAGTAAATCATACAGATAACACTAGTGTAGCAGATCATAAATTTGATGCTGATGATACTTTTGAATATTTTGAATTTAGAGGAACTCCAAATGCTACTATTGACGATGGTGTGTACTTTATCGTTGTAGACGGCGATGGAGATGATAGTGATGTAGGTAGTAATATAGGAAAAGTGCGAGACGCTATTGATTTAAGTGGATTAACGTTTGGAAGCAATGGGATTCTTTCTATTGTTGCAAATATGACTTTTGAAGCAGGTTCTGTAGATCAAAGTGGAGCTAACATTGAAGGTACTAAAATGACCAACCCTTATGCAGCTGCTTTAGCTGCCTCAGGTGCGAATGTTATTACTGTAGAATTGGAGGGAACTCCTGTATGGACGGATGAATTGGATCCGGAAGACGGTAGTCTTGATACACTTAATAATTTCACAAGTGTTTCTGCTGTTACTAATTCAATTGGATATGATGGTAGTATAAATGATCAAAGTAGCACATATATGTTAATCAAATCCACCACTGGATCGCCTAAAGATTTAATAATTGATACAGATGAAAATGGAATAATTGATGATGCAACAGCTGCACCTGGTGCGGATCATTTATCTTGGACAATTTATGACTCAGTGAGTATTCTTGATGACGATGATATATCTTCTCCTGAAGTTGGTGAATTTGCTTATGGTCAAATTATTTTTGTTGAAATTCTTACTGATAGCGATCCTTTTTTAAATTATGATAATACATTATCAACTGTTGTAACTCTTCAACAATACCCTATGTATATAGCTAGATTTGATGGAACAACTGGTTATGTTGGAGGTACAGATTGGATGGCTGGTCGTCTTAATTCTAATTCCTTTCCAGAATGGCAAATTAGTACAAATGAGGCGAGAAACATCCCTGTTTCATTAACAGGAACAACCGTACCATTAGATACTTATGGAGAGCCTAACATAACAACGAATGTTCTTTCTATTACAGAACAAGAATTAACAGAGGATTTTTCTTTTTTCCCTAATCCAACTACTAACGTAATCAATATAAGTTCTAAGAATGATATCATTTCATCTATCGAGGTAGTAAACATAACTGGTCAAATATTAATACAAAAAGATAGTAACTTAGATGTTATCGATTTAACGGATTTCTCTACCGGATTGTATTATATGAATATATATGGTGATGGAGCTAAAATTACTAAAGCAATAGTTAAAAACTAA